The Cryptococcus deuterogattii R265 chromosome 3, complete sequence genome has a segment encoding these proteins:
- a CDS encoding serine palmitoyltransferase, translated as MSTEQPVPTEIPAALLPLLGALSSLLYTLQSLFHKVPGSPIILRYIKSSYQNDPWRSLLEVLLVAFALRTLLKGRTRGDEEGKSFIKLTEKEIDELVDDFQPQPLIDEPAEIDSFTLESVPVIYGPNGARVKLSPNGKTVLNMAIPDWVGFVEDDKMKEVAIDTLKEYGVGTCGPSGFYGTIDVHQQFETRVAEFLGTESAIIYSQSFSLISSVIPAFAKRGDIIVADRGVNFAIHKGLQLSRCQIKWYAHGDMKDLERVLQNVDKERKRKGAKLTKMFIVAEGIFENDGMMLDLPKVIELKKKYKYRLILDESQSFGMVGQHGKGITEYYGIPAAEVDILLGSMASGLATGGGFCAGSKVVCVHQRINSSASVFSASLPSMLATTATHAVNVLASQPQLLSTLQTNVAIFRQQLARLEPSEEGDKPNKDAIISIPSHPCSALIHIFLLNPPPTMEEEERLLQDVVDEALNSHGVLVTRARRLRGQEIFEPEPSLKICISAVWSKKEVEKAGQGLRSALVKVVGKKK; from the exons ATGTCCACCGAGCAGCCCGTCCCCACAGAAATACCGGCggccctcctcccccttctcggcgccctctcctccctcctctaCACCCTCCAGAGCCTCTTCCACAAGGTCCCCGGCTcccccatcatcctccgGTACATTAAGTCGTCCTACCAGAACGACCCGTGGAGAAGTTTACTGGAAGTCTTGCTCGTGGCGTTTGCTCTGAGGACGTTGTTGAAGGGCAGGACAAGAGGCGACGAGGAAGGCAAGAGCTTTATCAAGCTTACAGAAAAG GAAATCGACGAGCTCGTGGACGACTTCCAACCCCAACCTCTTATCGATGAACCTGCCGAGATCGATTCATTCACCCTTGAAAGTGTTCCCGTCATCTATGGTCCTAATGGTGCCCGTGTAAAGCTCTCTCCTAACGGTAAAACT GTGCTGAACATGGCTATTCCCGATTGGGTTGGATTTGTTGAAGACgacaagatgaaggaggttgCCATTGACACGCTCAAGGAATATGGTGTGGGTACCTGTGGTCCTTCAGGCTTCTATGGTACCATCG ATGTGCATCAGCAATTCGAAACGCGCGTTGCCGAATTCCTTGGTACCGAATCCGCCATCATCTACTCCCAGTCGTTCTCCCTCATTTCCTCCGTCATCCCGGCCTTTGCCAAGCGAGGCGACATTATCGTCGCCGACCGCGGTGTTAACTTTGCCATTCACAAGGGTCTTCAGCTTTCTCGATGTCAGATCAAATGGTATGCCCACGGCGATATGAAGGATCTTGAGCGCGTTTTGCAGAATGTCGACAAAGAACGAAAACGCAAGGGCGCCAAGTTGACCAAGATGTTTATCGTTGCTGAAGGTATTTTTGAGAATGACGGTATGATGCTTGATCTGCCTAAAGTA ATTGAGCTCAAGAAAAAGTACAAGTACCGACTCATCCTCGACGAGTCTCAGTCCTTTGGAATGGTCGGGCAGCATGGTAAAGGTATTACCGAATACTATGGTATCCCC GCTGCCGAGGTCGACATTCTTCTTGGTTCCATGGCCAGTGGCCTTGCCACCGGTGGTGGTTTCTGCGCAGGCTCCAAGGTCGTCTGTGTTCACCAACGTATCAACTCATCCGCATCAGTCTTCTCTGCATCCCTCCCCTCTATGCTCGCTACCACCGCAACCCACGCTGTCAACGTTCTCGCTTCTCAACCCCAGCTCCTGTCTACTCTTCAAACCAATGTTGCCATCTTCCGCCAACAGCTTGCCCGCCTCGAACCTAGTGAGGAAGGTGACAAACCCAACAAGGATGCCATCATTTCTATTCCTTCCCACCCCTGTTCTGCACTCATACACATTTTCTTGCTCAATCCCCCTCCGacgatggaggaggaagaaagacttTTGCAAGATGTTGTCGACGAAGCTCTCAACTCTCACGGCGTGCTTGTCACTCGCGCTAGACGCTTGAGAGGACAAGAGATCTTTGAACCTGAACCTAGTTTGAAAATTTGTATCAGTGCTGTGTGGAGTAAGAAAGAAGTAGAAAAGGCTGGACAGGGATTAAGGTCGGCGCTTGTCAAAGTCGTTGGCA AGAAAAAGTAA